A window from Phaseolus vulgaris cultivar G19833 unplaced genomic scaffold, P. vulgaris v2.0 scaffold_96, whole genome shotgun sequence encodes these proteins:
- the LOC137817504 gene encoding protein PIN-LIKES 3-like isoform X2, translating into MDFWKLFTTALVPVLKVLLVTGLGTFLGLQRFNLLRESAARNHLNALVYFVFTPALVCSILAKTITFESLVLVWFMPLNILFTFIIGTALGWLCLKITKAASDMQGLVLGCCAAGNLGNMPLIIIPAVCKDSGTPFGAVDVCNKKGMAYASLSMAISNIYIWTFVYHIIRVYSCRNFNVNKVDNSTVGPVSAIEADLENHSSTPEVTAAHTNDLVTQFKSDTVSKENQIIKPLKTLVKRLNLKILLAPPTMGSILGLIIGVVPPFQKMFVGDDAPFRVVEDSASLLGDACIPAMTLLVGANLLNGFKRSELKVSLLVGIIVVRYMALPILGVVIVKGAIRFGIIHQDPLYHFILLLQYALPPAIGISTITQLFGAGETECSIVMLATNVCASFTLTLWSTFFMWLVL; encoded by the exons ATGGATTTCTGGAAGCTCTTCACAACTGCACTAGTGCCAGTTCTGAAGGTGCTCCTCGTTACTGGTCTTGGCACATTTCTTGGTCTCCAACGCTTTAATTTACTGAGGGAGAGTGCTGCTAGGAACCACTTGAATGCC CTAGTATACTTTGTCTTCACTCCGGCTCTTGTTTGCAGCATCCTGGCTAAAACCATAACATTTGAGAGCCTGGTTTTGGT GTGGTTCATGCCATTGAATATTCTTTTCACGTTTATCATTGGGACAGCACTAGGATGGTTGTGCTTGAAAATAACTAAAGCAGCTTCTGATATGCAAGGCCTTGTGTTAGGGTGTTGTGCTGCTG GAAATCTAGGGAATATGCCTCTCATCATAATTCCAGCAGTGTGCAAGGATAGTGGTACACCTTTTGGAGCTGTGGATGTATGTAATAAAAAAGGGATGGCATATGCCTCTTTGTCCATGGCA ATATCAAACATCTACATTTGGACTTTCGTGTACCACATTATCCGCGTATATTCGTGCCGGAATTTCAACGTGAACAAGGTTGATAATTCCACAGTTGGTCCAGTGTCAGCCATAGAAGCAGATCTCGAAAACCATTCAAGTACACCAGAGGTTACTGCAGCACACACCAATGATCTTGTCACTCAGTTTAAAAGTGATACG GTATCAAAAGAAAACCAGATTATTAAACCATTAAAAACATTAGTAAAAAGGCTCAATTTGAAGATTCTATTAGCACCTCCAACAATGGGATCg ATTCTAGGACTAATAATCGGTGTAGTTCCTCCTTTCCAAAAGATGTTTGTTGGTGATGATGCTCCTTTTCGTGTGGTTGAAGACTCTGCATCCTTGCTGGG GGACGCATGCATTCCAGCAATGACTTTGTTAGTTGGAGCAAATCTTCTGAATG GGTTTAAACGGTCAGAACTGAAGGTTTCACTTCTTGTGGGGATCATCGTGGTTAGGTACATGGCCTTACCAATTTTAGGTGTTGTCATTGTAAAAGGTGCAATTCGTTTTGGCATTATCCACCAAGATCCATTATACCACTTTATTTTACTCCTTCAATACGCTCTTCCACCTGCAATAGGCATAA GTACAATTACTCAATTATTTGGAGCTGGTGAAACAGAATGTTCCATTGTTATGCTAGCAACTAATGTCTGTGCCTCGTTTACTCTAACACTATGGTCCACATTTTTCATGTGGCTTGTTCTATAA
- the LOC137817504 gene encoding protein PIN-LIKES 3-like isoform X6, with protein MDFWKLFTTALVPVLKVLLVTGLGTFLGLQRFNLLRESAARNHLNALVYFVFTPALVCSILAKTITFESLVLVWFMPLNILFTFIIGTALGWLCLKITKAASDMQGLVLGCCAAGNLGNMPLIIIPAVCKDSGTPFGAVDVCNKKGMAYASLSMAISNIYIWTFVYHIIRVYSCRNFNVNKVDNSTVGPVSAIEADLENHSSTPEVTAAHTNDLVTQFKSDTVSKENQIIKPLKTLVKRLNLKILLAPPTMGSILGLIIGVVPPFQKMFVGDDAPFRVVEDSASLLGDACIPAMTLLVGANLLNGFKRSELKVSLLVGIIVVRYNYSIIWSW; from the exons ATGGATTTCTGGAAGCTCTTCACAACTGCACTAGTGCCAGTTCTGAAGGTGCTCCTCGTTACTGGTCTTGGCACATTTCTTGGTCTCCAACGCTTTAATTTACTGAGGGAGAGTGCTGCTAGGAACCACTTGAATGCC CTAGTATACTTTGTCTTCACTCCGGCTCTTGTTTGCAGCATCCTGGCTAAAACCATAACATTTGAGAGCCTGGTTTTGGT GTGGTTCATGCCATTGAATATTCTTTTCACGTTTATCATTGGGACAGCACTAGGATGGTTGTGCTTGAAAATAACTAAAGCAGCTTCTGATATGCAAGGCCTTGTGTTAGGGTGTTGTGCTGCTG GAAATCTAGGGAATATGCCTCTCATCATAATTCCAGCAGTGTGCAAGGATAGTGGTACACCTTTTGGAGCTGTGGATGTATGTAATAAAAAAGGGATGGCATATGCCTCTTTGTCCATGGCA ATATCAAACATCTACATTTGGACTTTCGTGTACCACATTATCCGCGTATATTCGTGCCGGAATTTCAACGTGAACAAGGTTGATAATTCCACAGTTGGTCCAGTGTCAGCCATAGAAGCAGATCTCGAAAACCATTCAAGTACACCAGAGGTTACTGCAGCACACACCAATGATCTTGTCACTCAGTTTAAAAGTGATACG GTATCAAAAGAAAACCAGATTATTAAACCATTAAAAACATTAGTAAAAAGGCTCAATTTGAAGATTCTATTAGCACCTCCAACAATGGGATCg ATTCTAGGACTAATAATCGGTGTAGTTCCTCCTTTCCAAAAGATGTTTGTTGGTGATGATGCTCCTTTTCGTGTGGTTGAAGACTCTGCATCCTTGCTGGG GGACGCATGCATTCCAGCAATGACTTTGTTAGTTGGAGCAAATCTTCTGAATG GGTTTAAACGGTCAGAACTGAAGGTTTCACTTCTTGTGGGGATCATCGTGGTTAG GTACAATTACTCAATTATTTGGAGCTGGTGA
- the LOC137817504 gene encoding protein PIN-LIKES 3-like isoform X3: protein MDFWKLFTTALVPVLKVLLVTGLGTFLGLQRFNLLRESAARNHLNALVYFVFTPALVCSILAKTITFESLVLVWFMPLNILFTFIIGTALGWLCLKITKAASDMQGLVLGCCAAGNLGNMPLIIIPAVCKDSGTPFGAVDVCNKKGMAYASLSMAISNIYIWTFVYHIIRVYSCRNFNVNKVDNSTVGPVSAIEADLENHSSTPEVTAAHTNDLVTQFKSDTVSKENQIIKPLKTLVKRLNLKILLAPPTMGSILGLIIGVVPPFQKMFVGDDAPFRVVEDSASLLGDACIPAMTLLVGANLLNELKVSLLVGIIVVRYMALPILGVVIVKGAIRFGIIHQDPLYHFILLLQYALPPAIGISTITQLFGAGETECSIVMLATNVCASFTLTLWSTFFMWLVL, encoded by the exons ATGGATTTCTGGAAGCTCTTCACAACTGCACTAGTGCCAGTTCTGAAGGTGCTCCTCGTTACTGGTCTTGGCACATTTCTTGGTCTCCAACGCTTTAATTTACTGAGGGAGAGTGCTGCTAGGAACCACTTGAATGCC CTAGTATACTTTGTCTTCACTCCGGCTCTTGTTTGCAGCATCCTGGCTAAAACCATAACATTTGAGAGCCTGGTTTTGGT GTGGTTCATGCCATTGAATATTCTTTTCACGTTTATCATTGGGACAGCACTAGGATGGTTGTGCTTGAAAATAACTAAAGCAGCTTCTGATATGCAAGGCCTTGTGTTAGGGTGTTGTGCTGCTG GAAATCTAGGGAATATGCCTCTCATCATAATTCCAGCAGTGTGCAAGGATAGTGGTACACCTTTTGGAGCTGTGGATGTATGTAATAAAAAAGGGATGGCATATGCCTCTTTGTCCATGGCA ATATCAAACATCTACATTTGGACTTTCGTGTACCACATTATCCGCGTATATTCGTGCCGGAATTTCAACGTGAACAAGGTTGATAATTCCACAGTTGGTCCAGTGTCAGCCATAGAAGCAGATCTCGAAAACCATTCAAGTACACCAGAGGTTACTGCAGCACACACCAATGATCTTGTCACTCAGTTTAAAAGTGATACG GTATCAAAAGAAAACCAGATTATTAAACCATTAAAAACATTAGTAAAAAGGCTCAATTTGAAGATTCTATTAGCACCTCCAACAATGGGATCg ATTCTAGGACTAATAATCGGTGTAGTTCCTCCTTTCCAAAAGATGTTTGTTGGTGATGATGCTCCTTTTCGTGTGGTTGAAGACTCTGCATCCTTGCTGGG GGACGCATGCATTCCAGCAATGACTTTGTTAGTTGGAGCAAATCTTCTGAATG AACTGAAGGTTTCACTTCTTGTGGGGATCATCGTGGTTAGGTACATGGCCTTACCAATTTTAGGTGTTGTCATTGTAAAAGGTGCAATTCGTTTTGGCATTATCCACCAAGATCCATTATACCACTTTATTTTACTCCTTCAATACGCTCTTCCACCTGCAATAGGCATAA GTACAATTACTCAATTATTTGGAGCTGGTGAAACAGAATGTTCCATTGTTATGCTAGCAACTAATGTCTGTGCCTCGTTTACTCTAACACTATGGTCCACATTTTTCATGTGGCTTGTTCTATAA
- the LOC137817504 gene encoding protein PIN-LIKES 3-like isoform X4 — MPLNILFTFIIGTALGWLCLKITKAASDMQGLVLGCCAAGNLGNMPLIIIPAVCKDSGTPFGAVDVCNKKGMAYASLSMAISNIYIWTFVYHIIRVYSCRNFNVNKVDNSTVGPVSAIEADLENHSSTPEVTAAHTNDLVTQFKSDTVSKENQIIKPLKTLVKRLNLKILLAPPTMGSILGLIIGVVPPFQKMFVGDDAPFRVVEDSASLLGDACIPAMTLLVGANLLNEKYEFHSGFKRSELKVSLLVGIIVVRYMALPILGVVIVKGAIRFGIIHQDPLYHFILLLQYALPPAIGISTITQLFGAGETECSIVMLATNVCASFTLTLWSTFFMWLVL, encoded by the exons ATGCCATTGAATATTCTTTTCACGTTTATCATTGGGACAGCACTAGGATGGTTGTGCTTGAAAATAACTAAAGCAGCTTCTGATATGCAAGGCCTTGTGTTAGGGTGTTGTGCTGCTG GAAATCTAGGGAATATGCCTCTCATCATAATTCCAGCAGTGTGCAAGGATAGTGGTACACCTTTTGGAGCTGTGGATGTATGTAATAAAAAAGGGATGGCATATGCCTCTTTGTCCATGGCA ATATCAAACATCTACATTTGGACTTTCGTGTACCACATTATCCGCGTATATTCGTGCCGGAATTTCAACGTGAACAAGGTTGATAATTCCACAGTTGGTCCAGTGTCAGCCATAGAAGCAGATCTCGAAAACCATTCAAGTACACCAGAGGTTACTGCAGCACACACCAATGATCTTGTCACTCAGTTTAAAAGTGATACG GTATCAAAAGAAAACCAGATTATTAAACCATTAAAAACATTAGTAAAAAGGCTCAATTTGAAGATTCTATTAGCACCTCCAACAATGGGATCg ATTCTAGGACTAATAATCGGTGTAGTTCCTCCTTTCCAAAAGATGTTTGTTGGTGATGATGCTCCTTTTCGTGTGGTTGAAGACTCTGCATCCTTGCTGGG GGACGCATGCATTCCAGCAATGACTTTGTTAGTTGGAGCAAATCTTCTGAATG aaaaatatgaatttcaTTCAGGGTTTAAACGGTCAGAACTGAAGGTTTCACTTCTTGTGGGGATCATCGTGGTTAGGTACATGGCCTTACCAATTTTAGGTGTTGTCATTGTAAAAGGTGCAATTCGTTTTGGCATTATCCACCAAGATCCATTATACCACTTTATTTTACTCCTTCAATACGCTCTTCCACCTGCAATAGGCATAA GTACAATTACTCAATTATTTGGAGCTGGTGAAACAGAATGTTCCATTGTTATGCTAGCAACTAATGTCTGTGCCTCGTTTACTCTAACACTATGGTCCACATTTTTCATGTGGCTTGTTCTATAA
- the LOC137817504 gene encoding protein PIN-LIKES 3-like isoform X5 translates to MDFWKLFTTALVPVLKVLLVTGLGTFLGLQRFNLLRESAARNHLNALVYFVFTPALVCSILAKTITFESLVLVWFMPLNILFTFIIGTALGWLCLKITKAASDMQGLVLGCCAAGNLGNMPLIIIPAVCKDSGTPFGAVDVCNKKGMAYASLSMAISNIYIWTFVYHIIRVYSCRNFNVNKVDNSTVGPVSAIEADLENHSSTPEVTAAHTNDLVTQFKSDTVSKENQIIKPLKTLVKRLNLKILLAPPTMGSILGLIIGVVPPFQKMFVGDDAPFRVVEDSASLLGDACIPAMTLLVGANLLNEKYEFHSGFKRSELKVSLLVGIIVVRYNYSIIWSW, encoded by the exons ATGGATTTCTGGAAGCTCTTCACAACTGCACTAGTGCCAGTTCTGAAGGTGCTCCTCGTTACTGGTCTTGGCACATTTCTTGGTCTCCAACGCTTTAATTTACTGAGGGAGAGTGCTGCTAGGAACCACTTGAATGCC CTAGTATACTTTGTCTTCACTCCGGCTCTTGTTTGCAGCATCCTGGCTAAAACCATAACATTTGAGAGCCTGGTTTTGGT GTGGTTCATGCCATTGAATATTCTTTTCACGTTTATCATTGGGACAGCACTAGGATGGTTGTGCTTGAAAATAACTAAAGCAGCTTCTGATATGCAAGGCCTTGTGTTAGGGTGTTGTGCTGCTG GAAATCTAGGGAATATGCCTCTCATCATAATTCCAGCAGTGTGCAAGGATAGTGGTACACCTTTTGGAGCTGTGGATGTATGTAATAAAAAAGGGATGGCATATGCCTCTTTGTCCATGGCA ATATCAAACATCTACATTTGGACTTTCGTGTACCACATTATCCGCGTATATTCGTGCCGGAATTTCAACGTGAACAAGGTTGATAATTCCACAGTTGGTCCAGTGTCAGCCATAGAAGCAGATCTCGAAAACCATTCAAGTACACCAGAGGTTACTGCAGCACACACCAATGATCTTGTCACTCAGTTTAAAAGTGATACG GTATCAAAAGAAAACCAGATTATTAAACCATTAAAAACATTAGTAAAAAGGCTCAATTTGAAGATTCTATTAGCACCTCCAACAATGGGATCg ATTCTAGGACTAATAATCGGTGTAGTTCCTCCTTTCCAAAAGATGTTTGTTGGTGATGATGCTCCTTTTCGTGTGGTTGAAGACTCTGCATCCTTGCTGGG GGACGCATGCATTCCAGCAATGACTTTGTTAGTTGGAGCAAATCTTCTGAATG aaaaatatgaatttcaTTCAGGGTTTAAACGGTCAGAACTGAAGGTTTCACTTCTTGTGGGGATCATCGTGGTTAG GTACAATTACTCAATTATTTGGAGCTGGTGA
- the LOC137817504 gene encoding protein PIN-LIKES 3-like isoform X1: MDFWKLFTTALVPVLKVLLVTGLGTFLGLQRFNLLRESAARNHLNALVYFVFTPALVCSILAKTITFESLVLVWFMPLNILFTFIIGTALGWLCLKITKAASDMQGLVLGCCAAGNLGNMPLIIIPAVCKDSGTPFGAVDVCNKKGMAYASLSMAISNIYIWTFVYHIIRVYSCRNFNVNKVDNSTVGPVSAIEADLENHSSTPEVTAAHTNDLVTQFKSDTVSKENQIIKPLKTLVKRLNLKILLAPPTMGSILGLIIGVVPPFQKMFVGDDAPFRVVEDSASLLGDACIPAMTLLVGANLLNEKYEFHSGFKRSELKVSLLVGIIVVRYMALPILGVVIVKGAIRFGIIHQDPLYHFILLLQYALPPAIGISTITQLFGAGETECSIVMLATNVCASFTLTLWSTFFMWLVL; the protein is encoded by the exons ATGGATTTCTGGAAGCTCTTCACAACTGCACTAGTGCCAGTTCTGAAGGTGCTCCTCGTTACTGGTCTTGGCACATTTCTTGGTCTCCAACGCTTTAATTTACTGAGGGAGAGTGCTGCTAGGAACCACTTGAATGCC CTAGTATACTTTGTCTTCACTCCGGCTCTTGTTTGCAGCATCCTGGCTAAAACCATAACATTTGAGAGCCTGGTTTTGGT GTGGTTCATGCCATTGAATATTCTTTTCACGTTTATCATTGGGACAGCACTAGGATGGTTGTGCTTGAAAATAACTAAAGCAGCTTCTGATATGCAAGGCCTTGTGTTAGGGTGTTGTGCTGCTG GAAATCTAGGGAATATGCCTCTCATCATAATTCCAGCAGTGTGCAAGGATAGTGGTACACCTTTTGGAGCTGTGGATGTATGTAATAAAAAAGGGATGGCATATGCCTCTTTGTCCATGGCA ATATCAAACATCTACATTTGGACTTTCGTGTACCACATTATCCGCGTATATTCGTGCCGGAATTTCAACGTGAACAAGGTTGATAATTCCACAGTTGGTCCAGTGTCAGCCATAGAAGCAGATCTCGAAAACCATTCAAGTACACCAGAGGTTACTGCAGCACACACCAATGATCTTGTCACTCAGTTTAAAAGTGATACG GTATCAAAAGAAAACCAGATTATTAAACCATTAAAAACATTAGTAAAAAGGCTCAATTTGAAGATTCTATTAGCACCTCCAACAATGGGATCg ATTCTAGGACTAATAATCGGTGTAGTTCCTCCTTTCCAAAAGATGTTTGTTGGTGATGATGCTCCTTTTCGTGTGGTTGAAGACTCTGCATCCTTGCTGGG GGACGCATGCATTCCAGCAATGACTTTGTTAGTTGGAGCAAATCTTCTGAATG aaaaatatgaatttcaTTCAGGGTTTAAACGGTCAGAACTGAAGGTTTCACTTCTTGTGGGGATCATCGTGGTTAGGTACATGGCCTTACCAATTTTAGGTGTTGTCATTGTAAAAGGTGCAATTCGTTTTGGCATTATCCACCAAGATCCATTATACCACTTTATTTTACTCCTTCAATACGCTCTTCCACCTGCAATAGGCATAA GTACAATTACTCAATTATTTGGAGCTGGTGAAACAGAATGTTCCATTGTTATGCTAGCAACTAATGTCTGTGCCTCGTTTACTCTAACACTATGGTCCACATTTTTCATGTGGCTTGTTCTATAA